The Populus trichocarpa isolate Nisqually-1 chromosome 18, P.trichocarpa_v4.1, whole genome shotgun sequence genomic interval AAGGAAAGTTGATGCAAAGTCAAACTTAAAAACATGTGGATAgctagaggaaaaaaaaagatgaaagagaaaaatgagaggagagagaggccAAGAGGGGAGAGGAGGGATAAAGAGAAGACCAAGCTTGGCATGCAAATAGTTGTGTTTGGACTTGCTGCCATGTAGCAGGCGTGTGTATTCTTTCAGGCAGCAGGCCGGGttgctaaataattttttttagatgtattATTAGAGACAAAGATTGTTAAAAACCAATTAATGGTTGTATATAGTTGATGGagtcttttttctaaaaatcttcTCCATTCCAATTCCCAGCTTTACatagaatttattttgtttccaaaaCTAACTTGGAAATCTAACTTTTAGAGACGGATTTTGGGCCAAATTTTCTTAATATTGCAATTGTGATGGAGCCgagttttttgtaattaatacgtggaacaaaaaaaagtcacaaattGAATCTGTTAATTATTTCTctgtaaaaaaattgttagccatttctttttagaaaagatattttttcctAATCCTAATAGGAAATATTCTACTTTTCATAAATGGAAGATTTTTGGTTTCCGATTTCGTAGTCTGCAACAGCAACCAATTAAAGAATATGAAATACATGCATATATAGgaaagaaaagttaattaattctttaagtATGACATTTAATTAGTATAATTAAAAATCCATTAATTTTATACATAGTTTGTCTACTGCTTACTAAAGATTCATAAATACTGGAATAAAGAAGATGCTATCTATCACATTAATGCTTAATGCTAGAATACTCGAGTCCCTTTATTAGAAAGATAGATTATGGTAAGAACTGCTTAATTCATGGTGATCTCCCTTCCATGTTCTTGCaacgccgccgccgccgccgcagAAGCTACTGTTATTTTTGTCACTACTGTTCACAATTGTAGTTTTTGAATGCAGGATGTTTATTTCAGCTTTTTGATCCTTTGCATTGCTGCGTCTAGTTTTGGCATTGGACATGGCCAAAAAGTTTTTAATGTGGTTGATTTTGGTGCCATAGGAGACGGCCAGATTGATGATACCAATGTATATACTTTAGCTCTTCTTACATGCATACATGCTTTCGTAATGTTGATTAGTCAACAATCCATTgccatttgttttataagtaatgtttggttattgttttgTCCTTCCCGTATCTCTTCTTCCTGTCATGGAAGACGGATTAATCAAGGGGATTTCTCAAGTATGTCATTATTGTCACTTAACTATCGATTATGTGCATGTTCAGGCCTTTTTATCTGCATGGCAAGCTTTGTGTGGAGATGATGTAGCTCAGGGTACACCTTCCCTTCAGATACCTgaaggaaaaacatttttacTGCAGCCTGTGAAATTCCAGGGTCCTTGCAAGTCTGTATTTGTTCATGTCCAGGTAAAAACATTTCAGGTCACACACTGCCTGTGAAATTGACCTTGCTGATTAACCTGCAATCGATCTggatttatgtttttgtgttgTCATCTCTTAAGAGTACAGGTTCAAGGGAAAATCATCGCTCCCAACACCATTGAGGAATGGAATAACTGTCAAGCAGATTACTGGATAGGCTTTGTAGGCGTAGCCAATCTCAATATGTATGGATCAGGACTAATTGATGGCCAGGGTTCGGTTTGGTGGATGCGTGCTATGCAAGCCAACAGCTTAAATGTCATAATCTATACTTACTGCTAAATGCACTCACTTTCCTGAATTCTTTCTCAGTTTATTGAAATGTTCATCAGATAGAAATTTATATCAACTCATTGTTCTGTTAATCTTCAGGCCCGTAAGATAGCCTGCAACCCTCCCAGTATAGTAAGTATACCTCTTCCTattgaagttttcttttctGGGAATCAAATCTTCAATATTTGAAAAGCTGAACATATTTGTTTTCGGATTTTTTACACCGTCGAGGTTTCATTTTCTGTCAAATTACTGAAAAAGCAATCGAGAACGTTGCAGGCTCTGAACTTCGAGAAATGTGATGATCTTCAGCTTAGTGGTCTAACTCATGTTGACAGTCCAAAAGGCCATATAGGAATCACTGATTGCAATGGTGTCCTTATCTCTAATCTTAATATCGCTGCACCTGAAAACAGCCCCAACACGGATGGAATCGACATGGCTAGATCGACCAATGTTCATATTCAAGATTCTATGATAGCAACTGGTGATTTTGATTTGGAGAAACTTATGCCTCTCAATTATCTCCTCATTTCTGATGCATTTGGCTGATAGCTATTTATGCATTTGCATATGTAGGTGATGACTGTGTTGCTATCAATGGTGGCTGCTCTTATATCAACATCACCAACATTGCCTGTGGACCAGGCCATGGCATTAGGTTTGTGGAAAACCTTCCTTTTGATTTGCACTTGCCATCCTAGTTAAAACCTTTCTTTCCTCCACAGCACTTTACAGAATAAAAATCTGGCTACCACAAGCACGACGGTTCAAACGTGAAAATTGTGCCTGGCTGATAATTAGCTATTTGACAGCGTAGGAAGTTTAGGAAAGGATGGACAGTATGATACAGTGGAAGAGGTGCATGTTCGGAACTGTAGCTTCACCGGGACTCAAAACGCGGCAAGAATCAAGACATGGCAGGTAGAAAACATGTTACAAAGTGATACTGGACACATTAACGAATGAGATATGAAAGTTATCTGattacttttcttttgttcAGGGAGGATCCGGGTATGCAAGGAAGATTTCCTATGAGCAAATCACGCTTGTAGCATCTAAAAATCCTATCATAATTGATCAGTATTACTGCGATGGTGtaaataattgcagaaactcGGTAAAGCCAAACACTAAATGGCGCCCATTACTTCTAATTATCTCATAATCTTGAATGAAATTGTAACAGATGGATGATTTCTGATTTCTGATGCAGTCGACAGCACTGCAAGTGAGCGACGTGACATACAGTGGCTTCCAAGGGACATCTGTAGATGAAGAAGCAATCAGATTGGACTGCAGTGACAGAGGTTGTATCAACATTGTAATGGACAATATCAACATAACCTCATTGGATCCAGGAAAAACTACTTATGCCTATTGCGAACACACTAGTGGAACATCTTGGTTTACTGCACCGTATGTGCCCTGCCTATCAGTATCAGGATACTGACTGGAGAGCTTAACTGTTTTTCTTTAGGGATTTTTAATTACTGCACATACCACAGACCATTGCAGTCATGGCGATCCAATCAGACATCTTGTGCCAAGCTATTTCTTGTAGGTGCCTGATGGCTGCGTATGTTGACCTTTTCTGATACATTCTCCTCTTGGCATTGTTAGCCCTCCTTCCTTTTTACTTTCATCCCCTTCTGTTGTCTGATATCTCTCAGGTTTTGGTCACCTCAAGGTTTTTCTACAAGGAAtttggaaggttttttttttttttgggtcggGCTTCAAATGAATGAATCAGTAATTTGCTAAGAATGtaatctatttatatatataaagataaatatataaaataaatctttaaaaacaataatttttttttattattaattaaaatatctttgtaaaaaactctcaatttctAAATTGTCTAATTCAgacaagtaaatataaaaataataattattatagttttaaaactcaactcgggGTTGATCCGGAGTAAGGCTCGTATCATAGATCGGGTTGACTCGAATTAgtgtaagaaaaaatattgttactatcatagttttaaaatctaaccTTCTAGGCCGACCTGAGTCACGGGTCGGGTTAAGTGTTGACCCaggtcaatataaaaataaaaataattattattatagttataaaactcgaTTCAATGGTCGACGCAGGACAAAACCCGAGTCACAGGTCGGGAGGGTCAATCTGGTTGACCCAAGTTAACATTAGAATAAAAGTGGTTatgatcatagttttaaaactcgactcggGGTTTGACTTGGGAAAGACAAGGTTCACAGGTCGGgaggtcaacccgggtcaatgtaaggataaaaatggttattattatagttttaaaatccaacttAGAAGTCAATTGGGGTAAGGGTCGGGTCAcggtcaacccgggttgacccgcgTTGATGTatggataaaaattattatttttatagttttaaaacccgactctAGAATCAACTTGAGATAAGATTTGGATTATAGGTTAGGAGGGTAAACTCGGGTTGTTATAATACTTTGAGCATATAAAAAGGGATACGGATTGGTGGATTGAATATAAttggaatttgttttaaaaCTTCAAAGAAGGATTGAAGAGGTATATTGCTTGATTTCTGCCAGCTACAAATACTCTAAGGTGTAAAGATCCATTTGTACGTATTGAAAATCTTTAGAAGAATCAGATGAGATGGATGCTGGTAAGGTGGAACTACTGGTAGCAtcagagattaaaaaataaataaataaatgaaaacaacaacGGAAATGCTGACAAAGTAGAAAACTCTGACGAGCAAGTTTTTGACGACAATATTACATTATCCATTTTGTTGGTATTGAAAAATGCCGATAAaatctttcctctctctctctctatatatatatatataaattaaataaataagatcgATACTAGAagtagtttcattttttcttctcctggtAAGTGTTTTGAATTTGTTCTACTTGTTGAATGAGCTTTTGTCTACATCAATTGTCAATTTTCCAAAACAATGAAAGTGAGAAGATTAGGAGTAATTGCATTTCTTGGGTCTCAAGTTTCAAAATAGTGCCGGCCACTCAC includes:
- the LOC7462983 gene encoding probable polygalacturonase At3g15720, which encodes MQDVYFSFLILCIAASSFGIGHGQKVFNVVDFGAIGDGQIDDTNAFLSAWQALCGDDVAQGTPSLQIPEGKTFLLQPVKFQGPCKSVFVHVQVKTFQVQGKIIAPNTIEEWNNCQADYWIGFVGVANLNMYGSGLIDGQGSKAEHICFRIFYTVEVSFSVKLLKKQSRTLQALNFEKCDDLQLSGLTHVDSPKGHIGITDCNGVLISNLNIAAPENSPNTDGIDMARSTNVHIQDSMIATGDDCVAINGGCSYINITNIACGPGHGISVGSLGKDGQYDTVEEVHVRNCSFTGTQNAARIKTWQGGSGYARKISYEQITLVASKNPIIIDQYYCDGVNNCRNSSTALQVSDVTYSGFQGTSVDEEAIRLDCSDRGCINIVMDNINITSLDPGKTTYAYCEHTSGTSWFTAPYVPCLSVSGY